A section of the Pedobacter sp. HDW13 genome encodes:
- a CDS encoding N-acetyltransferase has translation MQIQVLNSQPTDIDIIFDFYDMAIAHQKKVFNKHWQGFNRELVQTEIAENRQYKILVGGEIACVFAVTFNDKLIWGERDHDAIYIHRIVTHPNFRGYAFVKEIIKWATQYSLDNGLKYIRMDTWADNEKLLEYYTGCGFEYVGVVTMQKTDGLPKHYEGISLSLFEIVV, from the coding sequence ATGCAAATCCAAGTATTAAATAGCCAGCCCACTGATATCGACATCATTTTCGATTTTTACGATATGGCTATTGCACACCAAAAGAAGGTTTTTAACAAGCACTGGCAAGGTTTCAATCGCGAACTGGTGCAAACCGAGATTGCTGAAAACCGCCAGTATAAAATTCTGGTAGGCGGCGAAATAGCCTGTGTTTTTGCCGTAACCTTTAACGATAAACTGATTTGGGGTGAGCGCGATCATGATGCCATTTATATTCACCGGATTGTAACCCATCCAAATTTTAGAGGCTATGCTTTTGTAAAGGAAATTATTAAGTGGGCTACGCAATACAGTTTAGATAATGGCCTAAAATATATCAGAATGGATACCTGGGCTGATAACGAAAAGCTTTTGGAGTATTACACGGGCTGTGGTTTCGAATATGTTGGTGTGGTAACCATGCAAAAAACAGATGGCTTGCCCAAACATTACGAAGGAATTAGCTTAAGCTTATTTGAAATTGTAGTGTAA